One window of the Candidatus Phycorickettsia trachydisci genome contains the following:
- a CDS encoding lysozyme, with amino-acid sequence MKLIEEGFDLIKKFEGFSSRPYVCPAGFLTIGYGHKIKSNENYEVISEEEASLLLEQDVKRAMASVVRNIKFPLNKYQFASLVSFTYNLGGSALQRSTLRQKINYGELESVQSEMLRWVHVRGRKTKGLVIRRLAEIDLFYKCS; translated from the coding sequence ATGAAATTGATAGAGGAGGGGTTTGATTTAATTAAAAAGTTTGAAGGTTTTAGTTCTAGGCCTTATGTATGCCCTGCTGGTTTTCTAACAATTGGCTATGGACACAAGATTAAATCAAATGAGAACTATGAAGTCATCTCTGAGGAGGAGGCAAGTTTACTCCTTGAGCAAGATGTAAAAAGGGCTATGGCTTCAGTTGTGCGTAATATAAAATTTCCGTTAAATAAGTATCAATTTGCTTCTCTTGTATCTTTCACATATAACTTAGGAGGTTCTGCTCTGCAAAGGTCTACTTTGAGGCAGAAGATTAATTATGGAGAACTTGAAAGTGTTCAATCAGAGATGCTGAGATGGGTACACGTTAGGGGGCGTAAAACTAAAGGCCTTGTTATTAGGAGACTTGCTGAGATAGATCTTTTTTATAAATGCTCTTAG
- a CDS encoding DUF2155 domain-containing protein, translating into MTSFALAGDVFDVIDTDELMPTKFKEFSEAELIGIHKITANSQKLNIKVDESQFFYNLEVKIEKCVRNNDLYNQDDYALISLTDYKMNDDAKMIFRGWISANSISLSTFEHPIYEIFLGRCK; encoded by the coding sequence TTGACTTCTTTTGCATTAGCTGGCGATGTGTTTGATGTTATTGACACTGATGAACTAATGCCTACTAAGTTTAAAGAATTTTCAGAAGCAGAGTTAATAGGAATTCACAAAATTACAGCTAATTCTCAAAAATTAAATATTAAAGTGGATGAATCGCAATTTTTTTACAATCTAGAGGTTAAGATCGAAAAGTGCGTAAGAAACAATGATCTCTATAATCAGGATGATTATGCTTTGATAAGTCTTACTGATTATAAGATGAACGATGATGCTAAGATGATTTTTAGGGGATGGATAAGTGCTAATAGCATTTCTTTATCAACGTTTGAGCATCCGATATATGAAATTTTTCTTGGGAGGTGTAAATGA
- the ruvA gene encoding Holliday junction branch migration protein RuvA → MIGKLKGIIEEIGSEFIILDVGGVGYQVYCPENILNTRQVGEVCSLHIQTYVREDAIVLFGFESHYQKDIFLLLRSVNGVGNKTALSILSKINLNELAAAISGGNQKLIASTPGIGNKTAERIILELKNHKIFAGAAYAHSDFDTSKMQDATFALVALGISKTQAAGYVSQILAKNPDCQIDDIIRQALTMRGEK, encoded by the coding sequence ATGATAGGTAAATTAAAGGGGATCATTGAGGAAATTGGATCTGAATTTATCATTCTGGATGTTGGGGGCGTTGGATATCAGGTGTATTGTCCTGAAAATATCTTAAACACTAGACAAGTAGGAGAAGTATGTAGTTTGCATATCCAGACATATGTTAGAGAGGATGCTATAGTGTTATTTGGTTTTGAAAGTCATTATCAAAAAGATATATTTTTATTACTTCGTTCGGTGAACGGTGTAGGTAATAAGACCGCTTTAAGTATACTTTCAAAAATAAATTTAAATGAGTTAGCAGCTGCAATTTCTGGAGGTAATCAAAAATTGATAGCCTCAACTCCTGGGATTGGGAATAAAACGGCAGAAAGAATTATACTAGAATTAAAAAACCATAAGATATTTGCTGGAGCAGCATATGCCCACTCAGATTTTGATACAAGTAAAATGCAGGATGCAACGTTTGCTCTTGTTGCTTTAGGAATAAGCAAAACTCAGGCGGCAGGCTATGTAAGTCAAATACTTGCGAAAAATCCAGATTGTCAAATTGATGATATAATCAGACAAGCTTTAACTATGAGGGGCGAAAAATGA
- the ruvB gene encoding Holliday junction branch migration DNA helicase RuvB: MNELTNPKADIEILSIRPESLEEFVGQAGLKGNLQVFVQAARQRNSSLDHCLFYGPPGLGKTTLARLIPKEMGTNFKSTAAPLLSKPADLAAILTNLQKFDVLFIDEIHRLSSSIEEILYTAMEDFALDLVIGEGPSARCVRIDLQPFTLIGATTRLGLISGPLRDRFGIPLRLEFYRVDELKEVLKRNAAFFAIDITEDGATEVATRARGTPRIAIRLLKRLSDFALVSHKKVIDQELANHYLNHLEVDRMGLDSNDYRYLNFIARNYHTKPVGIETIAAGLSEKKDVIEETIEPYLIQIGFVHRTSKGRVLTSAALNHIGYSAQQSLEDFMQ, from the coding sequence ATGAATGAATTAACAAATCCAAAAGCAGATATAGAAATTCTATCTATTCGTCCTGAAAGTTTGGAAGAATTCGTAGGTCAAGCAGGGCTTAAGGGTAATTTGCAAGTTTTTGTTCAGGCTGCAAGGCAAAGAAACTCCTCGCTGGATCATTGTTTATTCTACGGTCCTCCAGGATTAGGTAAAACTACTCTAGCTCGTCTTATCCCAAAAGAAATGGGCACAAACTTTAAGTCTACTGCAGCACCTCTTCTTTCTAAGCCTGCAGATCTTGCTGCAATATTGACTAATCTCCAAAAGTTTGACGTATTGTTTATTGATGAAATTCATAGACTGTCCAGCTCAATTGAGGAGATACTTTATACCGCTATGGAAGATTTTGCCTTAGATTTAGTGATAGGTGAGGGGCCGTCTGCAAGGTGCGTGCGTATCGATTTGCAACCCTTTACGTTAATTGGAGCTACTACTCGCTTAGGTCTTATTAGTGGTCCTTTAAGAGACAGATTTGGAATACCCTTGCGCTTAGAATTTTATAGAGTAGATGAGTTAAAAGAGGTGTTAAAACGCAATGCGGCATTTTTCGCAATTGATATAACAGAAGATGGTGCAACGGAGGTTGCAACTAGGGCAAGAGGTACTCCGCGTATTGCGATTCGCTTGCTTAAGAGATTGTCAGATTTTGCTCTTGTATCGCATAAAAAAGTCATAGACCAAGAACTTGCTAATCACTATCTAAATCACTTAGAGGTGGATCGGATGGGTTTAGATAGCAATGATTATCGTTATCTAAATTTCATTGCTCGCAACTATCATACAAAACCTGTGGGTATAGAGACTATAGCGGCAGGTTTATCTGAGAAAAAAGACGTTATTGAAGAAACAATTGAGCCGTACTTAATTCAAATTGGTTTTGTGCATCGTACTTCTAAAGGCAGGGTTTTGACAAGTGCCGCTTTAAATCACATTGGATATAGCGCCCAGCAAAGTCTAGAAGATTTTATGCAATGA
- a CDS encoding ankyrin repeat domain-containing protein → MELWQEFKDWWYKYTYFNNAIKKGDLEEFKKLIDHYKLSDYLTANRRGIYFCQKALEAKQTHIVHYVMDLSNTNKELSIDDLDQILTHAAYYNNLDIAQRVCNYPNFLADEAFFKWIIYEAIKHKSSDVALLLIDKSIKILKAKRIKYLFRKAAYYNNLEIIEDLLKREALDLERQKYFVIWLICEAIKKGNSNMATLLLNSAVEISPQSQRDILSYAVMQNDLMVAENILNRRNEILFRDERWILGSLVEYAIIKHHPEMALLMLSSGALINPSPNSRSLMGLAYNQSLFNVMAKVIDKDVLIHDKSVWKNYIGPNREKIREAIENDYTLNPQQKLESLFKIRKGLMEWHVVESNLFVGPILRQALKIVDCDKRLQTLIELKRMEFTSEQRGLYENGLIQAAHEGNNSADKWHKLFSLIQNSILSDATGIKRSLYELTKNHKWKKRELLRFLDKLSDIDIDDDAQMQSIESFIQSALNPLERIATSNK, encoded by the coding sequence ATGGAATTATGGCAAGAGTTTAAAGATTGGTGGTATAAGTATACCTACTTTAATAACGCCATAAAAAAAGGCGATTTAGAGGAATTTAAGAAGTTAATAGATCATTATAAACTTAGTGATTATTTAACTGCTAACAGAAGGGGTATTTATTTTTGTCAAAAGGCTTTAGAAGCTAAACAAACTCATATAGTTCATTATGTAATGGATTTATCAAATACTAATAAAGAACTTAGTATTGATGATCTAGATCAAATACTGACACATGCGGCATATTATAATAATTTAGATATAGCTCAAAGGGTATGTAATTATCCTAATTTCCTAGCAGATGAAGCTTTTTTTAAATGGATAATTTATGAGGCGATAAAACATAAGAGTTCAGATGTAGCCTTATTGTTAATAGATAAAAGTATTAAAATCCTTAAGGCTAAAAGAATCAAGTATCTCTTCCGAAAAGCTGCTTACTACAATAATTTAGAGATAATTGAAGATTTATTGAAAAGGGAAGCTCTTGATCTAGAGAGGCAAAAATATTTCGTAATATGGTTAATTTGTGAAGCCATCAAAAAAGGTAATAGTAACATGGCTACATTACTCCTTAATTCAGCGGTAGAAATATCTCCTCAAAGTCAAAGGGATATTTTATCATATGCCGTAATGCAAAATGATTTAATGGTGGCAGAGAATATTTTGAACCGCCGTAATGAGATTTTGTTCAGAGACGAAAGATGGATTTTGGGTAGTTTGGTGGAGTATGCCATTATTAAACATCACCCTGAGATGGCATTACTAATGCTTAGCTCAGGAGCTCTCATTAATCCTTCTCCAAATAGTCGTAGCTTAATGGGTCTTGCTTATAATCAAAGTCTTTTTAATGTTATGGCTAAGGTCATAGATAAAGATGTTTTGATACACGATAAGTCAGTTTGGAAAAATTATATTGGACCTAATCGTGAAAAGATTAGAGAGGCTATTGAAAATGATTATACATTAAATCCACAGCAAAAATTAGAATCATTGTTTAAGATTCGTAAAGGTCTTATGGAATGGCACGTGGTTGAGAGTAATCTATTTGTTGGGCCTATTTTAAGGCAAGCATTAAAAATAGTAGATTGTGATAAAAGATTGCAGACTTTGATCGAGTTAAAAAGAATGGAATTTACTTCGGAGCAACGAGGGTTGTATGAGAATGGATTAATACAGGCGGCTCATGAAGGTAATAATAGTGCGGATAAGTGGCATAAATTATTCTCGCTAATCCAAAATTCTATCTTAAGTGATGCGACAGGGATTAAAAGATCATTGTATGAGCTCACAAAAAATCATAAATGGAAAAAAAGAGAACTGTTAAGATTTTTGGATAAATTATCAGATATTGATATAGACGACGATGCACAGATGCAAAGTATTGAATCTTTTATACAGAGCGCTTTGAATCCTTTAGAAAGAATTGCGACAAGTAATAAATGA
- a CDS encoding ankyrin repeat domain-containing protein encodes MTDEELLQKVTRLNNTSDFSFIDTQLARAKNDKGQTALHLIKTTSFNTLHFNDIIKTLVEFGANINALDNEGKTPLHYSTTFDDIFLNSRTPYLKNDNIRFLLKNGANPNITDKQGNSPLDNIINQSIILMSVLENLILSGANLQLIKEGNWRSLRETLLKEIGGNRTAIFLTQLEYGETARMLHNIPSDRTTLVLKFFEGGRRMTVEDLPLLQKEFTSILNTGQRMLESQNRPLSSVLYFRNKPFGIEGHRYALIQLKELFDKSNIENKAEYINKIEEQQKKILSVAINSVRNHSNDILSMPLAHKERYINILSELCSQTTDPKIHKLYEILPKVCIDKKRIDAMQQNETDKLEKLDQGLFTHLNKEANPENPHSTTQVFNDPNTRSKVTKYLKLEDLANLNIAIPVRSVPTSDELSQKIDKLRIAKDSTSHAAKEKNRQTKPSPRKRG; translated from the coding sequence ATGACAGATGAAGAATTACTGCAAAAGGTTACAAGGTTAAATAACACATCAGATTTTAGTTTTATAGATACTCAATTAGCACGAGCGAAAAATGATAAAGGTCAAACTGCCCTACACCTTATAAAAACTACTAGTTTTAATACGCTGCACTTCAATGATATTATCAAAACTTTAGTTGAATTTGGCGCCAATATTAATGCTTTAGATAATGAAGGCAAAACCCCCTTACATTATAGCACCACTTTTGATGACATCTTTCTAAATTCAAGGACACCATATCTAAAAAATGACAACATACGATTCTTACTTAAGAATGGGGCAAACCCTAATATAACAGATAAACAAGGAAATTCACCTTTGGATAACATAATTAATCAATCAATTATATTAATGAGTGTATTGGAAAATCTTATACTATCAGGAGCAAATCTTCAATTAATTAAAGAAGGTAATTGGAGATCTTTAAGAGAGACTTTATTAAAAGAGATTGGTGGTAATAGAACAGCTATTTTTCTAACTCAGTTAGAATACGGAGAAACTGCCCGAATGTTACATAACATACCTAGTGATAGGACTACTTTAGTTCTAAAATTCTTTGAAGGCGGAAGACGTATGACAGTAGAAGATCTGCCATTATTGCAAAAAGAATTTACATCCATACTAAACACTGGACAAAGGATGCTAGAATCGCAGAACCGCCCTCTTAGCTCCGTACTATATTTCCGAAATAAACCTTTTGGAATTGAAGGTCATAGATATGCTCTTATACAATTAAAAGAACTATTTGACAAATCAAATATAGAAAATAAGGCAGAATACATAAACAAGATAGAAGAACAACAAAAAAAGATCTTGTCCGTTGCTATAAATAGCGTTCGAAATCACTCAAATGATATTTTATCAATGCCTCTTGCACACAAAGAGAGATACATAAATATTTTATCAGAACTTTGTTCGCAAACTACAGATCCTAAAATTCATAAATTATATGAAATCCTCCCTAAAGTATGTATAGATAAAAAACGTATTGACGCGATGCAACAAAATGAAACCGATAAATTAGAAAAATTGGATCAAGGGTTATTTACTCACCTTAATAAAGAAGCAAATCCTGAAAACCCTCATTCTACAACTCAAGTCTTTAATGACCCTAATACTAGGTCAAAAGTTACAAAATATTTAAAATTGGAAGATCTAGCCAATTTAAATATTGCCATTCCCGTTAGATCTGTTCCTACTAGTGATGAATTATCTCAAAAAATAGATAAATTAAGAATTGCAAAAGACTCAACAAGTCATGCAGCAAAAGAAAAGAACAGACAAACTAAGCCCTCTCCGAGAAAGCGTGGCTAA
- a CDS encoding ankyrin repeat domain-containing protein: MTDKFELLDQAIVNNNLQEVQSLLAEDTGRSIISSFDFITPAAKAGNIAILKYLMPYVQPQNTAILSTAMGYAVEEGHIEIVKYLIDQGANLPDRRVHYANTNILQLAAFNNDLEMVKYLISQGGGLYDGVKIVRRKDKKNDLVEKLKEKNSSQVLEYLKDIEVFSRAVESGDLEMIKSSLEKGIDPNIRVTYLETGNTAPKATPLCQAAMFGHKDVVKYLVENGAEVNYKFSTNYQLYPLHVAAENGHLEIVKYLVQNGADIHTKSVSNKYDCLSDCTPLDLAVVKGHLEIVKYLHEELVADLNCDHVIDQDKNSIIHIVAQRGYVKVMQYLLNTGLSPDVKNEDGDTPLLLATWSNHLEMVKFLLDKVVDIGAKGKSNRNVLDIALAAHKRIDIVLEIMDHPEYLERLIDDTEFLDHGIGDSNYRASKAILLLQIINKITHYNADETLINKVYNKYHQEIKKLDETIQACQKEFSEISVNARSLWSPYMTFNSKTLAENLINLRETFKSLSSKYKDTNALEYRHTAACELYEKLVIVLDLLRPTELQAEEKEQIKKVLDDYLGPNSEGNHFVDQSFNPPMKKLCISLSGKYKESVDEMAIEEGGKELGESNVKLTGSEMLIDS, encoded by the coding sequence ATGACAGATAAATTTGAACTTTTAGACCAGGCTATAGTAAATAATAATCTTCAGGAAGTACAATCTTTGTTAGCAGAAGATACGGGACGCTCCATTATTTCAAGTTTTGACTTTATTACTCCGGCAGCTAAAGCAGGTAATATAGCAATTCTAAAGTATCTTATGCCATATGTACAACCTCAAAATACGGCAATTTTATCAACAGCTATGGGTTATGCGGTAGAAGAAGGTCATATAGAGATAGTAAAGTATTTAATAGACCAAGGAGCCAATTTGCCTGACCGTCGAGTTCATTATGCAAATACTAATATTTTGCAGTTAGCAGCATTCAATAATGATCTTGAAATGGTGAAATATTTAATAAGTCAAGGAGGTGGTCTATATGATGGTGTCAAGATTGTTCGTCGTAAAGATAAAAAAAATGACTTAGTTGAAAAACTTAAGGAAAAAAATAGCTCGCAAGTTCTAGAATATTTAAAGGATATTGAAGTATTTTCTAGAGCTGTTGAATCTGGTGACTTAGAAATGATAAAAAGTTCTCTTGAAAAAGGTATTGACCCAAACATTAGAGTAACTTATTTAGAAACAGGTAATACTGCACCTAAAGCAACACCTTTATGTCAAGCTGCAATGTTTGGTCATAAAGATGTAGTAAAATACCTTGTAGAAAATGGGGCTGAGGTTAATTATAAGTTTAGTACGAATTATCAACTTTATCCTTTACATGTTGCAGCAGAAAATGGTCATCTTGAAATCGTAAAATATTTAGTCCAAAATGGCGCTGATATTCATACCAAATCGGTATCTAATAAATATGACTGTCTAAGTGATTGTACTCCCTTGGATTTGGCTGTTGTAAAAGGTCACCTTGAAATTGTGAAATACTTACACGAAGAATTAGTTGCGGATTTAAATTGTGATCATGTTATAGATCAAGACAAAAATAGTATTATTCATATAGTAGCCCAAAGGGGGTATGTAAAAGTAATGCAATATTTATTGAACACAGGATTAAGCCCGGATGTTAAGAATGAAGATGGTGATACACCTTTATTGTTGGCGACATGGAGTAACCACTTGGAAATGGTAAAATTTTTGCTTGATAAGGTAGTAGATATTGGCGCCAAAGGTAAATCTAATCGTAATGTTTTGGATATTGCATTAGCGGCACATAAACGTATTGATATAGTCTTAGAGATAATGGATCATCCCGAATATCTTGAGCGTTTAATAGATGATACAGAATTTTTAGATCATGGTATAGGTGACAGCAATTATAGGGCATCAAAAGCTATCTTATTACTACAGATCATTAATAAAATTACTCATTATAATGCTGATGAGACCTTAATTAACAAGGTATATAATAAGTATCATCAAGAAATTAAAAAACTTGACGAAACAATTCAAGCATGTCAAAAAGAGTTTAGCGAGATTTCAGTAAACGCGCGGTCATTATGGAGTCCATATATGACTTTTAATTCAAAAACATTAGCGGAAAATCTAATTAATTTAAGAGAAACTTTTAAATCTTTATCTAGTAAGTATAAAGATACCAATGCTTTAGAGTATCGACATACTGCAGCATGTGAATTGTATGAAAAATTAGTTATAGTACTGGATTTGTTGAGGCCAACAGAACTACAAGCTGAAGAAAAAGAACAAATTAAGAAAGTATTAGATGATTATTTAGGTCCTAATTCAGAAGGCAATCATTTTGTTGATCAATCATTTAATCCGCCTATGAAAAAATTATGCATTTCTTTATCTGGGAAATATAAGGAGTCAGTTGATGAAATGGCAATAGAAGAGGGGGGTAAAGAGTTAGGAGAAAGTAACGTAAAATTAACTGGATCTGAAATGTTGATTGATTCATAG
- the ssb gene encoding single-stranded DNA-binding protein, giving the protein MAVGLNRVELIGNVGREPEIRYTKDGKEIASFSLATTDVWTDKASGEKKEKTEWHRIAVFYEGLVTLVKNYVHKGTRLYINGSLHTRKWTDPNGIEKQSSEVVLQNQSAVLILLDSKPSSPREEGGSQGSEELYDNKGSDIPF; this is encoded by the coding sequence ATGGCAGTAGGATTAAATAGGGTCGAATTAATAGGTAACGTCGGCAGAGAACCAGAGATTCGCTATACCAAAGACGGTAAGGAGATCGCTTCTTTCTCTCTGGCAACAACAGATGTATGGACAGACAAAGCTTCTGGAGAGAAAAAAGAAAAAACCGAATGGCACAGAATTGCAGTTTTTTATGAAGGCCTAGTAACTTTAGTAAAAAATTATGTACACAAAGGCACAAGACTTTACATCAATGGAAGCCTGCACACAAGAAAATGGACTGATCCAAATGGCATTGAGAAGCAATCATCTGAGGTGGTACTACAAAATCAATCTGCTGTTTTAATTCTATTAGATAGCAAACCAAGCTCCCCTAGAGAGGAAGGAGGATCTCAAGGATCTGAAGAATTATACGATAATAAAGGTAGCGATATTCCTTTCTAA